A stretch of the Vigna radiata var. radiata cultivar VC1973A chromosome 7, Vradiata_ver6, whole genome shotgun sequence genome encodes the following:
- the LOC106769069 gene encoding AP-2 complex subunit mu — MPVAASAIYFLNLRGDVLINRLYRDDVGGNMVDAFRTHIMQTKELGTCPVRQIGGCSFFYMRISNVYIVIVVSNNANVACAFKFVVEAVALFRSYFGGAFDEDAIRNNFVLIYELLDEIMDFGYPQNLSPEILKLYITQEGVRSPFSSKPSDRPVPNATLQVTGAVGWRREGLVYKKNEVFLDIVESVNLLMSSKGSVLRCDVTGKILMKCFLSGMPDLKLGLNDKIGLEKEAQLKSRPAKSGKSIELDDVTFHQCVNLTRFNSEKTVSFVPPDGEFELMKYRITEGVNLPFKVLPTIKELGRSRIEVNVKVKSVFGAKMFALGVVVKIPVPKQTAKTNFTVTSGRAKYNASIDSLVWKIRKFPGQTESTLSAEVELISTTTEKKSWTRPPIQMEFQVPMFTASGLRVRFLKVWEKSGYNTVEWVRYITKAGSYEIRC; from the exons ATGCCGGTTGCCGCTTCCGCCATATACTTCCTCAACCTCCGCGGCGACGTTCTCATCAACCGCCTCTATCGCGACGATGTCGG GGGAAATATGGTGGATGCTTTTAGGACACATATTATGCAAACGAAGGAGCTTGGTACTTGCCCTGTGAGGCAGATTGGTGGATGCTCTTTCTTTTACATGAGGATCAGCAATGTCTACATTGTCATTGTTGTCAGCAACAATGCCAATGTGGCTTGCGCTTTCAAGTTTGTCGTTGAG gCTGTTGCATTGTTCCGATCTTATTTTGGTGGAGCTTTTGACGAGGATGCAATTCGCAATAATTTTGTACTCATTTATGAGCTCCTAGATG AAATTATGGACTTTGGTTACCCACAAAATCTTTCACCAGAGATCTTAAAGCTTTATATCACACAGGAAGGAGTGCGTTCCCCATTTTCATCCAAG CCCTCAGACAGGCCTGTTCCAAATGCAACTTTACAAGTTACTGGTGCTGTTGGGTGGCGGAGAGAGGGCCTTGTATACAAAAAGAACGAG GTCTTCCTGGATATTGTCGAAAGTGTAAATCTTCTTATGTCTTCAAAAG GTAGTGTTCTGCGATGTGATGTCACTGGGAAGATTCTTATGAAATGCTTTCTTTCTGGAATGCCTGATTTAAAGTTGGGTTTGAATGACAAGATTGGTCTTGAGAAAGAAGCACAACTTAAATCACGTCCTGCTAAAAG TGGTAAAAGTATCGAGCTTGATGATGTAACTTTCCATCAATGTGTGAATCTAACAAGGTTCAACTCAGAGAAGACCGTTAGTTTTGTACCACCGGATGGTGAATTTGAACTAATGAA GTATCGTATAACTGAGGGAGTTAATCTTCCTTTTAAAGTATTGCCTACTATCAAGGAACTTGGTCGATCACGCATAGAAGTGAACGTTAAG GTAAAGAGTGTGTTTGGTGCAAAAATGTTTGCACTTGGGGTTGTGGTAAAGATTCCTGTGCCAAAACAAACAGCAAAAACAAATTTCACAGTTACATCTGGCCGAGCAAAATACAATGCCTCTATTGACTCTTTGGTCTGGAA gaTTAGAAAATTCCCTGGGCAAACTGAGTCGACCTTAAGTGCAGAGGTTGAACTTATTTCCACAACAACAGAAAAGAAATCTTGGACCAGACCACCAATTCAGATGGAGTTTCAG GTTCCCATGTTCACAGCATCTGGTTTACGTGTCCGTTTCCTCAAG GTGTGGGAGAAGAGCGGGTACAATACCGTTGAGTGGGTTCGTTATATTACAAAAGCGGGATCCTACGAGATTAGGTGCTAG
- the LOC106769577 gene encoding uncharacterized protein LOC106769577 — MALPLLPTPIIPLPKQQQSFPSNIRRRATTVSAELQTAVVRTGGIDYQFPSVDAPTHKVTVHDRQRGIVHEFVVPEDQYILHTAESQNITLPFACRHGCCTSCAVRIKSGQIRQPEALGISAELKEKGYALLCVGFPTSDVEVETQDEDEVYWLQFGRYFARGPVERDDYALELAMADE; from the exons atggcACTTCCCCTTCTTCCGACTCCCATCATTCCACTTCCCAAGCAACAACAATCATTCCCTTCCAATATCCGCCGCAGAGCTACCACGGTGTCGGCGGAGCTCCAGACGGCGGTTGTGCGAACCGGTGGAATCGATTACCAGTTTCCGTCTGTTGATGCTCCCACTCATAAGGTCACAGTCCACGACAGACAGAGAGGAATCGTTCACGAGTTTGTCGTACCTGAG GACCAGTATATATTGCACACTGCTGAGTCCCAGAATATTACCCTTCCGTTCGCCTGCAGGCACG GTTGTTGTACTAGCTGTGCTGTACGTATAAAGAGCGGACAGATTAGACAACCAGAGGCACTTGGGATATCTGCCGAATTGAAAGAGAAG GGTTATGCACTTCTTTGTGTGGGCTTCCCAACCTCTGATGTTGAAGTGGAAACTCAAGATGAAGATGAG GTGTATTGGCTTCAATTTGGACGTTATTTTGCCAGAGGACCAGTG GAAAGAGATGACTATGCCTTGGAGTTGGCCATGGCTGATGAGTAA
- the LOC106769335 gene encoding protein LOL1, translating into MPVPLAPYPAPPAPYTPPANGAQSQLVCSGCRNLLMYPVGATSVCCAVCNAVTAVPPPGTEMAQLVCGGCHTLLMYIRGATNVQCSCCHTVNLALEANQVAHVNCGNCRMLLMYQYGARSVKCAVCNFVTSVGASGTTSTTEQKFNTVTIQ; encoded by the exons ATGCCAGTTCCACTTGCTCCCTACCCTGCACCACCAGCTCCTTATACACCACCAGCTAATG GTGCACAGAGTCAACTTGTCTGTTCTGGATGTAGAAACCTTCTCATGTATCCAGTTGGAGCCACCTCCGTGTGCTGTGCTGTTTGCAATGCAGTCACAGCAGTGCCACCTCCTG GCACAGAAATGGCCCAGTTAGTTTGCGGAGGTTGCCATACTCTACTCATGTACATCCGTGGAGCGACAAATGTGCAATGTTCTTGTTGTCACACGGTCAATCTAGCGTTGGAAG CAAATCAGGTGGCACATGTCAACTGTGGGAACTGCAGGATGCTGCTCATGTACCAATATGGAGCAAGATCCGTGAAATGTGCAGTTTGCAATTTTGTGACATCAGTTGGGGCCAGT GGGACGACAAGCACCACTGAGCAGAAGTTCAACACTGTAACCATACAATAG